The following are encoded in a window of Halosolutus halophilus genomic DNA:
- a CDS encoding MaoC/PaaZ C-terminal domain-containing protein, which translates to MPVDPVCGMEIPTDAAEATIEYEGESFRFCSTDCLELFESGPKKYVETPHPHLVEASGAVLPRLPYGRAKGEFDIDIEDPASFQEGDRVSFSKVITDDDVRKFAEATSDTNALHLNDAFAEKTRFGHRIVHGTLVSGLISAALACFPGLTIYISQNLDFRRPVDIGESLTAQCKIVDELEDDRYRLTTRIENDADEIVLDGTATVLIDPLPE; encoded by the coding sequence ATGCCAGTTGATCCCGTATGCGGAATGGAAATCCCGACGGATGCCGCCGAAGCGACTATCGAATACGAGGGAGAGTCATTTCGCTTCTGTTCTACGGACTGCCTCGAACTGTTCGAAAGCGGCCCCAAGAAGTACGTCGAAACCCCACACCCGCACCTTGTCGAGGCGAGTGGAGCCGTTCTCCCACGACTACCATATGGCCGCGCAAAAGGCGAGTTCGACATCGACATCGAAGATCCTGCGTCATTCCAGGAGGGCGACCGCGTTAGCTTCTCGAAAGTTATCACCGACGACGACGTCCGGAAATTCGCCGAAGCGACCAGCGACACGAATGCCCTCCACCTCAATGACGCGTTCGCCGAGAAGACCCGGTTCGGCCACCGGATCGTCCACGGGACGCTTGTCTCCGGACTGATTAGCGCTGCCCTCGCGTGTTTCCCCGGCCTCACGATCTACATCTCGCAAAATCTGGACTTCCGGCGGCCGGTCGACATCGGCGAGTCGCTGACGGCCCAGTGCAAGATCGTCGACGAACTCGAAGACGACCGGTATCGACTCACGACGCGCATCGAAAACGACGCTGACGAGATCGTCCTCGACGGGACGGCAACGGTGCTGATCGATCCGCTTCCGGAGTGA
- a CDS encoding NAD(P)/FAD-dependent oxidoreductase → MREHSTPAYDVAVVGGGPAGMTTALYTTRLGHRTAVFETEGGRHATVSHVHNMLGVSEDVSGHELATHAVDQFEHYGGDFYPDAVESVSRVDDAPDRDESDDEPRFRVEAAHATVEADRIVFATGFRDRSPDVPELERFTGRGLHYCLHCDAYTLGDGPVFVLGHTESAAHVAMTMLNFTADVDLLLDGREPEWDAETDALLDAHPIDRIDTAVVSAYEDETIDSDEQPWLGGLSFGDGTERDYLGGFAMYGSSYNADLAAELGCDLGDDGAIDVDDRRETSVDGVYAVGDVTHGQNQTTIAIGDGAYAGLAIHKDLRPFPKSIETVENEATTEDAPTRVPGSPPDLRAQMRRVRELQTHPGLREPSPGRD, encoded by the coding sequence ATGCGTGAACACTCGACCCCGGCCTACGACGTCGCCGTCGTCGGTGGCGGCCCCGCGGGCATGACGACAGCACTGTACACGACCCGACTCGGCCACCGTACGGCCGTCTTCGAGACGGAGGGTGGCCGTCACGCGACGGTCTCTCACGTCCACAATATGCTCGGCGTCTCCGAGGACGTCTCCGGACACGAACTGGCGACGCACGCGGTCGACCAGTTCGAACACTACGGCGGCGACTTCTATCCCGATGCGGTGGAGTCCGTGAGTCGCGTGGACGACGCTCCCGACCGCGACGAAAGCGACGACGAGCCCCGGTTTCGCGTCGAGGCAGCCCACGCGACCGTCGAGGCGGACAGGATCGTCTTCGCGACCGGCTTCCGCGATCGCAGCCCGGACGTGCCGGAACTGGAGCGGTTTACGGGTCGCGGACTCCACTACTGTCTCCACTGCGACGCGTACACGCTCGGCGACGGCCCCGTCTTCGTGCTCGGCCACACCGAGAGCGCGGCCCACGTCGCCATGACGATGCTCAATTTCACCGCCGACGTGGACCTCCTGCTGGACGGACGAGAACCGGAGTGGGACGCGGAGACCGACGCCCTGCTCGACGCGCACCCGATCGATCGAATCGACACGGCGGTCGTCTCGGCCTACGAGGACGAGACGATCGATTCGGACGAGCAGCCGTGGCTCGGCGGCCTCTCGTTCGGGGACGGCACCGAGCGAGACTACCTCGGCGGCTTCGCGATGTACGGCTCCTCGTACAACGCCGACCTCGCCGCGGAACTGGGCTGTGATCTCGGCGACGACGGCGCGATCGACGTCGACGACCGCCGGGAGACCAGCGTCGACGGCGTCTACGCCGTCGGCGACGTCACCCACGGCCAGAATCAGACCACGATCGCGATCGGCGACGGCGCGTACGCCGGCCTCGCGATCCACAAGGACCTCCGTCCGTTCCCGAAGTCGATCGAGACGGTCGAGAACGAAGCTACTACCGAGGACGCCCCAACGCGGGTTCCCGGGAGCCCGCCCGACCTGCGGGCGCAGATGCGACGGGTACGAGAGCTGCAGACGCATCCGGGGCTCCGCGAACCGTCGCCCGGTCGGGACTGA
- a CDS encoding LVIVD repeat-containing protein — MPLDPTPSRRTVIKSLAAAGVLGSADAASADPPGERDEQLRLFSEQAADNAMEVVTQQNHAYVATGDGMAIVDWRNPSRPELVADIEASDPDEIGGDDEGSVGGILDVKVDGDLAAMAHNGGTGITTVDVSDPENPDELAFQNAGHGVHNAFLKDGYAYLTINESDENVFSEARTDIVDVSDPSDPEKVGEYRLGDDFPEFAAAGVNPNHDVYVQGDLLYQAYWDAGVVVADVSDPTDPELVAQFGDAPGADTPQPDPFPVERYYAGEGNAHYVQPSPDGDLTFVGDEKFPGAFQEDPPTEEFGGVRIFDTSDWNDVEQVGFIAPPDVDVGLRTSHNFDVTANRIHTSWYNGGVRVHDITDPTDPELLYSYNPEGYSFWTAVRGRGFTLGGIYGARSDIHDGGVVFLHADRGQRRAPSFEGSAPPSGPEIDVDEEE; from the coding sequence ATGCCACTAGATCCGACACCGTCACGACGAACCGTTATCAAATCGCTCGCCGCTGCGGGTGTGCTCGGCAGCGCCGACGCTGCGAGCGCCGACCCGCCCGGTGAGCGGGACGAGCAACTGCGACTGTTCAGCGAACAGGCTGCTGACAACGCGATGGAGGTCGTCACGCAGCAGAACCACGCTTACGTGGCGACCGGCGACGGGATGGCGATCGTCGACTGGCGAAACCCGTCCCGACCGGAACTCGTTGCCGACATCGAGGCGTCCGATCCTGACGAGATCGGCGGCGACGACGAGGGTTCAGTCGGCGGCATCCTCGACGTGAAGGTCGACGGCGACCTCGCCGCGATGGCCCACAACGGCGGGACCGGTATCACGACGGTCGACGTCAGCGATCCCGAGAACCCGGACGAACTGGCGTTCCAGAACGCCGGACACGGCGTGCACAACGCCTTCCTGAAGGACGGGTACGCCTATCTCACGATCAACGAGTCGGACGAGAACGTATTCAGTGAGGCGCGCACGGATATCGTCGACGTCAGTGATCCGTCGGATCCCGAGAAGGTCGGCGAATACCGACTCGGCGACGACTTCCCCGAATTCGCGGCTGCGGGGGTCAATCCGAACCACGACGTGTACGTCCAGGGCGACCTCCTGTATCAGGCGTACTGGGACGCGGGTGTCGTCGTCGCGGACGTGAGCGACCCGACCGACCCCGAGCTAGTCGCTCAGTTCGGCGACGCTCCCGGGGCAGACACGCCGCAACCGGACCCGTTTCCGGTAGAGCGATACTACGCTGGCGAGGGTAACGCCCACTACGTCCAGCCCTCGCCCGATGGCGACCTCACGTTCGTCGGCGACGAGAAGTTCCCCGGCGCCTTCCAGGAAGATCCCCCGACCGAGGAGTTCGGTGGCGTCCGGATCTTCGACACGAGCGACTGGAACGACGTCGAGCAGGTCGGGTTCATCGCGCCGCCGGACGTCGACGTCGGCCTCCGCACGTCGCACAACTTCGACGTGACGGCCAACCGCATCCACACCTCGTGGTACAACGGCGGCGTCCGGGTCCACGATATCACGGACCCGACCGACCCGGAGCTGCTGTACTCCTACAATCCCGAGGGGTACTCCTTCTGGACAGCCGTGCGCGGTCGCGGGTTCACGCTCGGCGGTATCTACGGCGCCAGGTCCGACATCCACGACGGCGGCGTCGTCTTCCTCCACGCCGACCGCGGGCAGCGGCGAGCGCCCTCGTTCGAGGGGTCGGCCCCGCCCAGCGGCCCCGAGATCGACGTCGACGAGGAGGAATAG
- a CDS encoding translation initiation factor IF-5A — protein sequence MAKQQQEVRDLQEGSYVMIDDTACKINSYSTAKPGKHGSAKARVEAVGVFDGKKRSLSQPVDAKIWVPIIERKQGQVVSVDGNDMQVMDLETYETITMRVPEDENVSPDDNIEYLEMDDQRKIV from the coding sequence ATGGCGAAACAGCAGCAAGAAGTTCGCGATCTCCAGGAAGGAAGCTACGTCATGATCGACGACACCGCGTGCAAGATCAACTCCTACTCGACCGCGAAACCCGGCAAACACGGCAGCGCCAAGGCCCGGGTCGAGGCCGTCGGCGTCTTCGACGGCAAGAAGCGATCGCTCTCCCAGCCGGTCGACGCGAAGATCTGGGTGCCGATCATCGAGCGCAAACAGGGGCAGGTCGTCTCCGTCGACGGTAACGATATGCAGGTCATGGATCTCGAAACGTACGAGACGATCACGATGCGGGTCCCCGAGGACGAGAACGTCTCGCCGGACGACAACATCGAGTACCTCGAGATGGACGACCAGCGTAAGATCGTCTGA
- a CDS encoding acetamidase/formamidase family protein — protein sequence MARQTVSHEDGAIYEFTPDLDGIVTVDPGTELTIETRDSLDGAVQAESDVIETVPEEVNAATGPIEIEGATPGDVLRVEIEAIRLAEEQGRVITIDGFGLLDRHDDIEAPRTRMTPVDDGTIEFDGLEVPVEPVIGTIGVAPDSESHTTLVPYDHGGNLDTTDVTAGNAIYFPVFQDGAMLAMGDCKAAMADGEMCGTGVEIATEIDATIEVIENAAIDLERPLVETPDAWKTIASAETLQAACELANRDAIALLAAEHGFDATDAYMFSSLVGGLEISQVVDPLVTVRNAVPKEYLSSPF from the coding sequence ATGGCACGCCAGACCGTCTCCCACGAGGACGGCGCGATCTACGAGTTTACCCCGGATCTCGACGGGATCGTCACGGTCGATCCCGGAACGGAACTGACGATCGAGACGCGAGACAGCTTAGACGGCGCCGTACAGGCCGAATCGGACGTGATCGAGACGGTCCCCGAGGAGGTCAACGCCGCGACCGGACCGATCGAGATCGAAGGCGCGACGCCGGGCGACGTCCTCCGGGTCGAGATCGAGGCGATCCGACTCGCGGAAGAACAGGGCCGGGTGATCACCATCGACGGGTTCGGCCTGCTCGACAGGCACGACGACATCGAAGCGCCCCGCACGCGGATGACGCCGGTCGACGACGGGACGATCGAGTTCGACGGACTCGAGGTTCCGGTCGAACCCGTCATCGGAACGATCGGCGTCGCCCCTGACTCGGAGTCGCACACGACGCTGGTCCCGTACGACCACGGCGGCAACCTGGACACGACGGACGTGACCGCGGGGAACGCGATCTACTTCCCCGTCTTCCAGGACGGCGCGATGCTCGCGATGGGCGACTGCAAGGCCGCCATGGCCGACGGCGAGATGTGCGGGACGGGTGTAGAGATCGCCACGGAAATCGACGCGACGATCGAGGTGATCGAGAACGCCGCGATCGACCTGGAGCGCCCGCTCGTCGAGACCCCCGACGCGTGGAAGACCATCGCGAGCGCGGAGACGCTCCAGGCGGCCTGCGAACTCGCGAACCGAGACGCGATCGCGTTGCTCGCGGCCGAACACGGTTTCGACGCCACCGACGCCTACATGTTCTCGAGTCTCGTCGGCGGCCTCGAGATCAGCCAGGTGGTCGATCCGCTGGTGACGGTGCGCAACGCGGTGCCGAAGGAATACCTGTCGTCGCCGTTCTGA
- a CDS encoding DUF7344 domain-containing protein, with product MTYPEPTALDPETACALLADSRRQLVLSHLDPGERATVTELVDEIAAWERTEQSDAGDPIDRRRIEISLVHKHLPRLADHDVVDYRPESNEVVLTTPIDDGVPIEGALERFVEAD from the coding sequence ATGACCTACCCGGAGCCGACCGCGCTCGATCCAGAGACGGCCTGTGCACTCCTCGCCGACAGCCGTCGCCAGCTGGTGCTTTCACACCTGGACCCGGGCGAACGGGCCACCGTCACGGAACTCGTCGACGAGATCGCCGCCTGGGAACGGACTGAACAGAGCGACGCCGGCGATCCGATCGACCGGCGGCGGATCGAGATTTCGCTCGTCCACAAGCACCTCCCGAGACTGGCCGACCACGACGTCGTCGACTATCGGCCGGAGTCGAACGAGGTCGTCCTGACGACGCCGATCGACGACGGAGTCCCGATCGAGGGTGCGCTCGAACGGTTCGTCGAAGCCGACTGA
- a CDS encoding LVIVD repeat-containing protein, with amino-acid sequence MAQRYTRRTTLKALGAAGALGSIDTASADPPERDGLRLFGEQAIDGTTEVVTQQTLAFVATGDGLAIVDLRNPGRPELLVDTEVPGTGVNDVKVDGDLLAISSQAGDQDEDIGTHFYDVSDPTDPEFLGTWVELPAGVHNHYLDGDVAYICREFPFDDSALKIVDASDPTDPTLLSEWRVENDHPELDQPTNFLHDVYVQDDLAYLAYWDAGTRILDVSDPTDPVEVSAMGEAPDADEDVDFPSAEWVQRAFLPPGNSHYVQPTPNGDYVLQGAETFPKDAGVEDPDNDDYGGIKVFDVTDFDDPEMVTRIDPPDVDAFRTSHNFDVTANRLYTSWYAGGVKVFDFTDPSNPEELASYRPEGSSFWTAVRGRGFTIASDIGGGIVFLHDDRGAMRAPGFDGDSVPGRGPGPDGHARPD; translated from the coding sequence ATGGCCCAGCGATACACCCGACGCACGACACTCAAAGCCCTGGGCGCTGCAGGCGCCCTCGGGAGCATCGACACGGCGAGCGCAGACCCACCGGAGCGAGACGGGCTCCGGCTGTTCGGCGAGCAGGCGATCGACGGCACGACCGAAGTCGTCACGCAGCAGACCCTCGCGTTCGTGGCGACCGGTGACGGCCTCGCGATCGTCGACTTGCGCAATCCGGGACGCCCGGAGTTGCTTGTCGACACCGAAGTACCCGGAACCGGCGTCAACGACGTCAAAGTAGACGGAGATCTGCTCGCAATCAGCAGTCAGGCCGGCGATCAGGACGAAGACATCGGAACGCACTTCTACGATGTCAGCGATCCCACCGATCCCGAGTTCCTCGGCACCTGGGTCGAACTCCCGGCGGGCGTCCACAACCACTACCTCGACGGCGACGTCGCGTACATCTGCCGGGAGTTCCCCTTCGACGACAGCGCGCTGAAGATCGTCGACGCGAGCGACCCGACGGACCCGACGCTGCTCTCGGAGTGGCGCGTCGAGAACGACCATCCGGAACTCGATCAGCCGACGAACTTCCTGCACGACGTGTACGTGCAGGACGACCTGGCGTACCTCGCGTACTGGGACGCCGGAACGCGGATCCTCGACGTGAGCGATCCGACCGATCCGGTGGAGGTCAGTGCCATGGGAGAAGCGCCGGACGCCGACGAGGACGTCGATTTCCCGTCGGCCGAGTGGGTGCAGCGCGCGTTCCTCCCACCGGGCAACTCCCACTACGTTCAGCCGACCCCGAACGGTGACTACGTTCTCCAGGGTGCAGAGACATTCCCCAAAGACGCAGGCGTCGAGGACCCCGACAACGACGACTACGGCGGTATCAAGGTGTTCGACGTCACCGACTTCGACGACCCCGAGATGGTGACCCGGATCGATCCGCCGGACGTGGACGCGTTCCGCACCTCGCACAACTTCGACGTGACCGCGAACCGGCTCTACACCTCGTGGTACGCCGGCGGCGTCAAGGTGTTCGACTTCACGGACCCGTCGAACCCCGAGGAACTCGCGAGCTACCGTCCCGAAGGCTCGTCGTTCTGGACGGCCGTCCGCGGTCGCGGGTTCACGATCGCGAGCGACATCGGCGGCGGGATCGTGTTCCTGCACGACGATCGGGGCGCGATGCGAGCCCCGGGATTCGACGGCGACAGCGTACCGGGACGCGGCCCAGGGCCGGACGGCCACGCACGACCGGACTGA
- a CDS encoding pyridoxamine 5'-phosphate oxidase family protein, translating to MAEVPAEAERLLESEPMMAHLGTCVEGRPHVAPVWYRYEDDTVEIVTTGRKLANVRENPRVALSVQADEAGETKWMVSLLGTATIVDDETETERARERINEKYGAEPDAYAENELVRIDVGSTTYRTY from the coding sequence GTGGCCGAAGTTCCTGCGGAAGCGGAGCGACTGCTCGAGAGCGAGCCGATGATGGCCCATCTCGGCACCTGCGTCGAGGGGCGGCCCCACGTCGCGCCGGTGTGGTACCGGTACGAGGACGATACCGTCGAGATCGTGACGACGGGCCGGAAACTGGCGAACGTCCGCGAGAACCCCCGCGTCGCCCTCTCCGTCCAGGCCGACGAGGCGGGCGAGACGAAGTGGATGGTGTCCCTGCTCGGGACGGCGACGATCGTCGACGACGAGACGGAGACGGAGCGGGCCCGCGAACGGATCAACGAGAAGTACGGCGCGGAGCCGGACGCCTACGCCGAGAACGAACTCGTCCGGATCGACGTGGGATCGACGACCTACCGGACGTACTGA
- a CDS encoding sulfite oxidase, translating into MATERPRDSRHEEIEAIVETKAGGVTETRDEADKYTVVGAARRRTFANWLTPIEEHFVCHRNDIPDIDADAWSVALTGQVEGDLSLADIREAYPTVAVAHTMECAGNGRGQHRPETGSVQWGFEAAATAFWTGTPVSSILREFGVESPDGKWLTAIGGDPADGDDVFARSIPLSKALDDCILAYEMNGEPLPREHGYPVRLIVPGWYGVNNVKWVEELRVMNSMVVEDSLDRDGEHAYWQQTAYRMHPEGVDPDSNETIETVDTWAQLEGAVEYPYTFDATVMSVIGTPSGDEPVPVRGDDTIEVRGVAWAGDDAVDRVEVSTDGGETWSDAELFGPEYSGAWRLFRYEWNAEPGAYELLSRATDDLGRRQPATISGPDAWRDALDDEFPWNEGGYAANAYEPNAVTVELLDADDPSSAE; encoded by the coding sequence ATGGCCACAGAACGCCCGCGAGACAGCCGTCACGAAGAGATCGAGGCGATCGTGGAGACGAAGGCCGGCGGCGTGACGGAGACGCGAGACGAGGCCGACAAGTACACCGTCGTTGGAGCCGCCCGGAGACGCACCTTCGCGAACTGGTTGACGCCCATCGAGGAACACTTCGTCTGTCATCGAAACGATATCCCGGATATCGACGCCGACGCGTGGAGCGTGGCTCTCACCGGTCAGGTCGAGGGGGACCTCTCGCTGGCCGACATCAGGGAGGCGTATCCGACGGTGGCGGTCGCACACACGATGGAGTGTGCGGGCAACGGTCGCGGCCAGCACCGACCCGAGACCGGAAGCGTCCAGTGGGGCTTCGAGGCCGCTGCTACGGCCTTCTGGACCGGGACTCCGGTCAGTTCGATCCTCCGCGAGTTCGGCGTGGAATCGCCGGACGGAAAGTGGCTCACCGCGATCGGGGGCGATCCGGCGGACGGGGACGACGTGTTCGCGCGATCGATTCCGCTCTCGAAGGCGCTCGACGACTGCATCCTGGCCTACGAGATGAACGGCGAGCCGCTGCCGCGAGAACACGGCTATCCGGTCCGCCTGATCGTTCCCGGCTGGTACGGCGTCAACAACGTGAAGTGGGTCGAGGAACTCCGGGTCATGAACTCGATGGTGGTCGAGGACTCACTCGACCGCGACGGCGAACACGCCTACTGGCAACAGACCGCCTATCGGATGCATCCCGAGGGGGTCGACCCCGATTCGAACGAGACCATCGAAACGGTCGATACGTGGGCGCAACTCGAGGGCGCAGTCGAGTACCCGTACACGTTCGACGCGACCGTGATGTCGGTGATCGGCACGCCGTCCGGAGACGAACCGGTGCCGGTGCGAGGGGACGACACGATCGAAGTGCGGGGCGTCGCCTGGGCAGGTGACGACGCGGTCGATCGCGTCGAGGTGTCGACCGACGGTGGCGAGACCTGGTCCGACGCGGAGCTGTTCGGGCCCGAGTATTCCGGCGCGTGGCGATTGTTCCGGTACGAGTGGAACGCCGAGCCGGGTGCGTACGAGTTGCTGTCGCGTGCGACCGACGACCTGGGCCGACGACAGCCGGCGACCATCTCCGGGCCGGACGCCTGGCGAGACGCCCTCGACGACGAGTTCCCCTGGAACGAGGGGGGATACGCCGCGAACGCCTACGAACCGAACGCCGTGACCGTCGAACTCCTCGATGCGGACGACCCATCGTCCGCCGAGTGA
- the speB gene encoding agmatinase: MFPGATDYRTDGSDDTGHAADSEGANFVVVGAPLDASTTFQPGTRFGPRRIRTFAETFDDYDRRTDQYFSDCGVADHGDVRAWDDEEEYLEWLEGTLRDVVRDDAVPLTLGGEHTVSLAGVRAVEPEVVVSLDAHLDLRDEYDGNPLSHASVMRRILEDVDAVEEVIVLGARTGSEAEWDRASEADVTVVAPEDVAEWTVGGSLADRDAYLSVDVDAADPAYAPGTGTMEPFGLEPREMRDVVRDVAPYAIGFDVVEVNDRDDGQAAALAGKLLREFVFSSAVDRS, from the coding sequence ATGTTTCCCGGGGCGACCGACTACCGGACGGACGGGTCCGACGACACCGGCCACGCGGCCGACTCGGAGGGCGCGAACTTCGTGGTCGTCGGTGCGCCCCTGGACGCCTCGACGACCTTTCAACCGGGGACCCGCTTCGGTCCCCGGCGCATCCGGACGTTTGCGGAGACCTTCGACGACTACGATCGTCGAACCGACCAGTACTTTTCCGACTGCGGCGTCGCCGATCACGGCGACGTCCGCGCGTGGGACGACGAAGAGGAGTACCTCGAGTGGCTGGAGGGGACGCTCCGCGACGTCGTCCGTGACGACGCGGTCCCGCTGACGCTGGGCGGCGAACACACCGTCTCGCTGGCCGGCGTACGCGCGGTCGAACCCGAAGTCGTCGTCTCGCTCGACGCCCACCTCGATCTCCGTGACGAATACGACGGCAACCCGCTCAGCCACGCCAGCGTGATGCGGCGGATCCTCGAGGACGTCGACGCCGTCGAGGAGGTGATCGTCCTCGGCGCGCGAACGGGCAGCGAGGCCGAGTGGGACCGCGCGAGCGAGGCCGACGTGACCGTGGTGGCGCCCGAAGACGTCGCGGAGTGGACCGTCGGCGGTTCCCTCGCCGATCGGGACGCGTACCTGAGCGTCGACGTCGACGCGGCCGACCCCGCGTACGCGCCGGGCACCGGCACGATGGAGCCGTTCGGCCTCGAGCCACGCGAGATGCGCGACGTGGTTCGCGACGTCGCCCCGTACGCGATCGGGTTCGACGTCGTGGAAGTCAACGATCGGGACGACGGACAGGCCGCCGCACTTGCGGGGAAACTCTTGCGGGAATTCGTCTTCTCCAGTGCAGTCGACCGATCGTAA
- a CDS encoding Nif3-like dinuclear metal center hexameric protein, which yields MDLSEFADRLDEELRTDDYADLDASANGLQVGPDEGDVEHVAFAVDGVRETFNRAIDVGADALVTHHGLSWGGFDRVTGRTYDRIAPLIEGNLALYVSHLPLDGHQELGNAAGVADRLGLEERTPFGELGPEYVGQRGVAPESYAPDELRDRLESDLETGGRPVQVLEFGPDEIDEVAIVTGSGTDWLDEAVAAGADALVTGEGKQKVYHEAREAGIHVVLAGHYATETFGVRALQGLADEWGLETTYVEVPTGL from the coding sequence ATGGACCTCTCGGAGTTCGCCGATCGACTCGACGAGGAGCTACGGACCGACGACTACGCCGACCTCGACGCGAGCGCGAACGGCCTGCAGGTCGGTCCCGACGAGGGAGACGTCGAACACGTCGCGTTCGCCGTCGACGGCGTCCGCGAGACGTTCAACCGGGCGATCGACGTCGGGGCCGACGCCCTCGTCACCCATCACGGGCTCTCGTGGGGCGGGTTCGATCGCGTGACCGGCCGTACTTACGATCGCATCGCGCCCCTGATCGAGGGGAACCTCGCGCTGTACGTTTCACACCTGCCGCTGGACGGCCACCAGGAACTCGGGAATGCGGCGGGCGTGGCCGACCGTCTCGGCCTCGAAGAGCGGACCCCCTTCGGCGAACTCGGACCCGAGTACGTCGGCCAGCGCGGCGTTGCACCGGAGTCGTACGCCCCCGACGAACTGCGCGATCGACTCGAGAGCGACCTGGAGACCGGGGGACGGCCCGTTCAGGTGCTCGAGTTCGGCCCCGACGAAATCGACGAGGTCGCGATCGTCACCGGCAGCGGCACCGACTGGCTCGACGAGGCCGTCGCCGCCGGCGCGGACGCGCTCGTCACCGGAGAGGGGAAACAGAAGGTCTACCACGAGGCGCGGGAGGCCGGCATCCACGTCGTCCTGGCGGGCCACTACGCGACCGAAACGTTCGGCGTCCGCGCGTTGCAGGGACTCGCCGACGAGTGGGGGCTCGAGACGACCTACGTCGAGGTGCCGACCGGGCTGTAG
- a CDS encoding deoxyhypusine synthase, which produces MTDEDGDEHDAHHDPDRETFSHDPIGHAEARAGMTVGELADEYGDAGIGASALHEAVTVAEAMFDDDVTVFFSLAGAMVPSGMRRIVADLIRDGYIDVLVTTGANLTHDAIEAIGGKHHHGSAHAEGKTEREHDETLRDEGVDRIYNVYLPQEFFATFESHLRDEVFPVLEDEGVVGIERLTRELGRANAAVNDRDDVDEGPGIAAAAYENDVPIYCPAVQDSVLGLQAWMYSQTSDFSLDALSDMTALTDRAFDAEEAGAFLVGGGVPKNFTLQTMLVTPGAYDYGVQLTMDPKQTGGLSGATLDEARSWGKLEKDAENVSVYADATITLPLVVAAARERVEDAQ; this is translated from the coding sequence ATGACGGACGAGGACGGCGACGAGCACGACGCGCACCACGACCCCGATCGGGAGACGTTCAGCCACGATCCGATCGGGCACGCCGAGGCACGGGCGGGGATGACCGTCGGCGAACTGGCCGACGAGTACGGCGACGCGGGGATCGGCGCGTCGGCGCTCCACGAGGCGGTGACCGTGGCCGAGGCCATGTTCGACGACGACGTGACGGTCTTCTTTTCGCTCGCGGGCGCGATGGTTCCGAGCGGAATGCGTCGGATCGTCGCCGACCTGATCCGCGACGGCTACATCGACGTGCTGGTGACGACCGGCGCGAACCTCACCCACGACGCCATCGAGGCGATCGGCGGCAAACACCACCACGGCAGCGCCCACGCCGAGGGCAAGACGGAGCGGGAACACGACGAGACGCTCCGGGACGAGGGCGTCGATCGGATCTACAACGTCTACCTGCCACAGGAGTTCTTCGCGACGTTCGAGTCGCACCTGCGAGACGAGGTCTTCCCCGTTCTCGAGGACGAGGGCGTCGTCGGCATCGAACGGCTCACCCGCGAACTCGGCCGTGCGAACGCCGCGGTCAACGATCGGGACGACGTCGACGAGGGCCCCGGAATCGCGGCCGCAGCCTACGAGAACGACGTCCCGATCTACTGCCCCGCGGTCCAGGACTCCGTGCTCGGCCTGCAAGCCTGGATGTACTCCCAGACGTCCGATTTCTCGCTCGACGCGCTGTCGGACATGACCGCCCTCACCGACCGCGCCTTCGACGCCGAAGAGGCCGGGGCCTTCCTCGTCGGCGGCGGCGTCCCCAAGAACTTCACCCTCCAGACGATGCTCGTCACGCCCGGCGCCTACGACTACGGCGTCCAGTTGACGATGGATCCCAAACAGACCGGCGGGCTCTCCGGTGCCACGCTCGACGAGGCCCGATCGTGGGGCAAACTCGAGAAGGACGCCGAGAACGTCTCGGTCTACGCCGACGCGACGATCACGCTGCCGCTCGTGGTCGCCGCCGCACGGGAGCGCGTCGAGGACGCGCAGTAG